A DNA window from Bradyrhizobium sp. CCBAU 53421 contains the following coding sequences:
- a CDS encoding acyl-CoA carboxylase subunit beta codes for MAIIENTIATGSAAFQGNRDGMLALIDRMRALEERTRAASAAAKDRFHKRGQLLPRERVALVLDPGSPFLELSTLAGYMFDVPDADRSVPGGGLVAGIGFVSGIRCMVSANDAGIDAGALQPYGLDKTLRVQELALENKLPYVQLVESAGANLLRYRVEDFVRGGNIFRNLARLSAAGHPVVTVTHGSSTAGGAYQTGLSDYIVMVRGRTRAFLAGPPLLKAATGEIATEEELGGAEMHTSISGLGDYLAEDDRDALRIAREIMAKLPWDRSWDRPAPEPAAFKPPRYDAEELLGIMPMDHKRPVDMRQAIARFIDDSDFTEFGANYGPATVCGHARIEAQALGIITNNGPLDVPGANKATHFIQACCQSRTPILYMNNTTGYMVGRAYEEAGMIKHGSKMIQAVTSATVPQITLYCGASFGAGNYGMCGRGFHPRFCFSWPNAKTAVMGGEQAAETMAIVTEAAAARRGKPIEKEKLEAMKAQITGVFDGQMDVFSTSARVLDDGVIDPRDTRTVLSEVLSICREAEARKPQRMQFSVARP; via the coding sequence GTGGCCATCATCGAGAACACCATCGCTACCGGCAGCGCCGCGTTCCAGGGCAATCGCGACGGCATGCTGGCCCTGATCGACCGGATGCGCGCCCTGGAGGAACGTACGCGCGCGGCCTCCGCCGCGGCCAAGGACCGGTTCCATAAGCGCGGTCAGCTGCTGCCGCGCGAACGCGTCGCGTTGGTGCTCGATCCCGGCTCGCCATTTCTCGAACTGTCGACCCTCGCCGGCTACATGTTCGATGTGCCGGATGCGGACAGGAGCGTGCCCGGCGGCGGACTGGTGGCCGGCATCGGCTTCGTCTCCGGCATCCGCTGCATGGTCAGCGCCAATGATGCCGGCATCGACGCCGGTGCGCTGCAGCCCTATGGCCTCGACAAGACGCTGCGGGTGCAGGAGCTCGCGCTGGAGAACAAGCTGCCTTATGTGCAGCTGGTCGAAAGCGCCGGCGCCAATCTGCTGCGCTACCGCGTCGAGGATTTCGTCCGCGGCGGCAACATTTTTCGGAACCTCGCGCGGCTGTCGGCGGCGGGGCATCCCGTCGTCACCGTCACCCACGGCTCTTCAACCGCCGGCGGCGCGTACCAGACGGGCCTGTCCGACTACATCGTGATGGTGCGCGGCCGCACGCGCGCCTTCCTCGCCGGGCCGCCACTGCTCAAGGCCGCCACCGGCGAGATCGCAACCGAGGAGGAACTCGGCGGCGCCGAGATGCACACCTCGATTTCCGGCCTTGGCGATTATCTCGCCGAGGACGACCGCGACGCGCTCCGCATCGCGCGCGAGATCATGGCCAAGTTGCCATGGGACCGTTCTTGGGATCGGCCGGCCCCCGAACCGGCCGCATTCAAGCCGCCGCGTTACGATGCCGAGGAATTGCTTGGCATCATGCCGATGGACCACAAGCGCCCCGTCGACATGCGCCAGGCGATCGCGCGCTTCATCGATGATTCCGATTTCACCGAGTTCGGCGCCAACTACGGCCCGGCCACGGTCTGCGGCCACGCCCGCATCGAAGCGCAGGCGCTCGGCATCATCACCAACAACGGCCCGCTCGATGTCCCCGGGGCCAACAAGGCGACGCATTTCATCCAGGCCTGCTGCCAGTCGCGCACGCCGATCCTCTACATGAACAACACCACCGGCTACATGGTGGGCCGCGCCTATGAAGAGGCCGGCATGATCAAGCACGGCTCGAAGATGATCCAGGCCGTGACCTCGGCGACCGTGCCGCAAATCACGCTGTATTGCGGCGCCTCGTTCGGCGCCGGCAATTACGGCATGTGCGGCCGCGGCTTCCACCCGCGCTTCTGCTTCTCGTGGCCGAACGCCAAGACCGCGGTGATGGGCGGCGAGCAGGCCGCCGAAACCATGGCGATCGTCACTGAAGCTGCGGCCGCGCGGCGCGGCAAGCCGATCGAAAAGGAGAAGCTGGAGGCGATGAAGGCGCAAATCACTGGCGTGTTCGACGGCCAGATGGACGTGTTCTCGACCAGCGCCCGCGTGCTCGACGACGGCGTGATCGATCCGCGCGATACGCGGACGGTGCTGTCAGAGGTGCTTTCGATCTGCCGCGAGGCGGAGGCGCGAAAGCCCCAGCGCATGCAGTTCTCGGTGGCGCGGCCATGA
- a CDS encoding acetyl-CoA carboxylase biotin carboxylase subunit has protein sequence MSGTIVKRTPFFKILIANRGEIALRIMRSARRLGYGIVAVYSDADRDALHVLEADQAVRIGEALPAQSYLKIDAIIAAAKASGAGAVHPGYGFLAENEDFAQACRDAGLVFIGPSPQAILAMGNKAGAKDIMQKAGVPCVPGYQGADQSDAAMLAEAKAIGFPVMIKAVAGGGGRGMRLVADAAAFPDALRSARSEAQGAFGDPTVILERAIVDPRHVEIQVFGDRYGNAVHLGERDCSVQRRHQKLIEEAPSPAVTPELRARMGAVAVQAVKAIGYEGAGTLEFLLDRADNFYFMEMNTRLQVEHPVTEAITGLDLVELQLRVARGEPLGVRQEDISFSGHAIEVRLCSEDAGHEFMPQSGTMARWQMPEGIRVEHALQSGSEIPPFYDSMIAKVISHGATRDEARGKLICALEQVTAFGVTTNQGFLIDCLRHPVFARGEATTAFIGNNRDVLLAPRPDRGSDLALAALLLYVTHPDAPPWQRGRSLAATFPLGLRIDLGHGVQEIEIVRERDGSYVAARNGDRFSFAIDELNQDSIRFHHDGVMEQARFLRDGDRLYILHRGVTLTARDLTLAPPESATAAGGDGKVRAAMNGRVVAVLVKPGDKVAAGQPVMTLEAMKMEHVHTAGVAGTVSSIDVAEGEQVTTGKIVVEIEVAA, from the coding sequence ATGAGCGGTACCATCGTGAAGCGGACGCCGTTTTTCAAGATCCTGATCGCCAACCGCGGCGAGATCGCGCTGCGCATCATGCGATCGGCACGGCGGCTCGGCTATGGCATCGTCGCGGTCTATTCGGATGCCGACCGCGACGCACTGCACGTGCTCGAGGCCGACCAGGCGGTGCGGATCGGCGAGGCGCTGCCGGCGCAATCCTATCTGAAGATCGACGCGATCATCGCAGCCGCCAAGGCAAGCGGGGCCGGCGCGGTGCATCCCGGCTACGGCTTCCTCGCCGAGAACGAGGACTTTGCGCAGGCCTGCCGCGATGCGGGGTTGGTGTTCATCGGTCCGTCGCCGCAGGCGATCCTTGCGATGGGCAACAAGGCCGGTGCCAAGGACATCATGCAAAAGGCCGGCGTACCCTGCGTGCCCGGCTATCAGGGCGCCGACCAGAGCGATGCGGCGATGCTGGCAGAAGCCAAGGCGATCGGCTTCCCCGTCATGATCAAGGCAGTCGCCGGCGGCGGCGGTCGCGGCATGCGGCTGGTCGCGGATGCCGCGGCGTTTCCGGATGCGCTGCGCAGCGCGCGATCGGAGGCGCAGGGTGCGTTCGGCGATCCCACCGTCATCCTCGAACGCGCCATCGTCGATCCCCGCCACGTCGAGATCCAGGTGTTCGGCGACCGTTACGGCAACGCCGTTCATCTCGGCGAGCGCGATTGCTCGGTGCAGCGGCGGCACCAGAAGCTGATCGAGGAGGCACCGTCACCGGCGGTGACGCCGGAGCTGCGTGCGCGGATGGGCGCGGTCGCGGTCCAGGCGGTCAAGGCGATCGGCTATGAGGGCGCCGGTACGCTGGAGTTCCTGCTCGATCGCGCCGACAATTTCTACTTCATGGAGATGAACACGCGGCTCCAGGTCGAGCATCCCGTCACCGAGGCGATCACCGGGCTCGATCTGGTCGAATTACAACTGCGTGTCGCGAGAGGCGAACCACTTGGCGTGAGGCAGGAGGACATCAGTTTCTCCGGTCACGCCATCGAGGTCCGGCTCTGCTCGGAGGACGCCGGGCATGAATTCATGCCGCAATCCGGCACGATGGCACGGTGGCAGATGCCGGAAGGCATCCGCGTGGAGCACGCATTGCAGTCCGGCTCGGAGATTCCGCCGTTCTACGATTCGATGATCGCCAAGGTCATCAGCCATGGCGCCACCCGCGACGAGGCGCGCGGCAAGTTGATCTGCGCCCTGGAGCAGGTCACGGCCTTCGGCGTCACCACCAATCAGGGCTTCCTGATCGATTGCCTGCGTCATCCGGTCTTTGCCAGGGGCGAGGCGACTACGGCCTTCATCGGCAACAACCGCGATGTGTTGCTGGCGCCGCGGCCCGATCGCGGCAGCGATCTCGCGCTCGCGGCGCTGCTGCTCTACGTCACCCATCCGGACGCGCCGCCATGGCAGCGCGGCCGGTCGCTCGCTGCGACATTCCCGCTCGGCCTGCGGATCGATCTCGGCCACGGCGTGCAGGAGATCGAGATCGTCCGCGAGCGCGACGGCAGCTACGTCGCCGCTCGCAACGGCGATCGCTTCAGCTTCGCGATCGACGAGCTCAATCAGGACAGCATCCGCTTCCACCATGATGGCGTGATGGAGCAGGCCAGGTTCCTGCGCGATGGCGATCGGCTCTATATCCTGCATCGTGGCGTCACGCTGACGGCGCGCGATCTCACGCTCGCGCCGCCGGAGAGCGCGACGGCTGCCGGAGGCGACGGCAAGGTTCGCGCCGCCATGAACGGCCGGGTCGTCGCGGTGCTGGTGAAGCCGGGCGACAAGGTCGCGGCCGGCCAACCGGTGATGACGCTGGAGGCGATGAAGATGGAGCACGTGCACACCGCAGGGGTTGCGGGCACGGTGTCGTCGATCGATGTTGCCGAGGGCGAGCAGGTGACGACGGGGAAGATCGTGGTGGAGATCGAGGTGGCCGCATAA
- a CDS encoding ABC transporter ATP-binding protein, which translates to MTEQRPLLEVTDLVKHYAVRGGVLRRQVGTVHAVDGVSFALGTGETLGLVGESGCGKSTVARTVLRLVEPTSGAIKLDGEDIASLSKTALRPYRRSMQIVFQDPFASLNPRMTAGDIVGEPLSVHGIATGAKKQERVAELFQQVGLRPDQMKNFPHQFSGGQRQRICIARALSLGPRLIVCDEPVSALDVSIQAQVINLLIDLQRKQNFSYLFIAHDLAVVAHISHRVAVMYLGRIVEIADKHELFANPRHPYTQALLASVPIADPKAKRTAPLIDGDVPSPINPPSGCAFHTRCRYAMDRCKTERPALLAAAPAHQVACWLNDGTGRAE; encoded by the coding sequence ATGACCGAACAGCGCCCCCTCCTCGAGGTTACCGATCTCGTCAAGCACTACGCGGTGCGCGGCGGCGTGCTGCGCCGGCAGGTCGGCACCGTGCATGCGGTTGACGGGGTGAGTTTCGCGCTTGGCACCGGCGAGACGCTCGGGCTGGTCGGCGAATCCGGCTGCGGCAAGTCGACGGTGGCGCGCACCGTGCTGCGGCTGGTCGAGCCGACCAGTGGTGCGATCAAACTGGATGGCGAGGACATCGCGTCACTGAGCAAGACGGCGCTGCGGCCCTATCGCCGCTCGATGCAGATCGTGTTCCAGGACCCGTTCGCCTCGCTCAACCCGCGCATGACCGCTGGCGACATCGTCGGCGAGCCCTTGAGCGTGCACGGCATCGCGACCGGCGCGAAGAAGCAGGAGCGCGTCGCGGAACTGTTCCAGCAGGTCGGGCTGCGGCCCGACCAGATGAAGAACTTCCCGCATCAATTCTCGGGCGGCCAGCGCCAGCGCATCTGCATCGCGCGCGCGCTGTCGCTTGGGCCGCGGCTGATCGTCTGCGACGAGCCGGTCTCCGCGCTCGACGTCTCGATCCAGGCTCAGGTGATCAACCTGCTGATCGACCTGCAGCGCAAGCAGAACTTCTCCTACCTGTTCATCGCGCACGACCTCGCGGTGGTCGCCCATATCAGCCACCGCGTCGCCGTGATGTATCTCGGCCGCATTGTCGAGATCGCCGACAAACACGAGCTGTTCGCCAATCCGCGCCACCCTTATACGCAGGCCCTGCTCGCCTCGGTGCCGATTGCCGATCCGAAGGCGAAGCGAACCGCGCCGCTGATCGACGGCGACGTGCCGAGCCCGATCAATCCACCCTCCGGCTGCGCCTTCCACACCCGCTGTCGCTACGCGATGGATCGCTGCAAGACCGAGCGCCCGGCACTGCTGGCAGCCGCCCCGGCACATCAGGTCGCCTGCTGGCTGAATGACGGGACGGGGCGTGCCGAGTAG
- a CDS encoding ABC transporter ATP-binding protein, producing MSDAKTAVTVLDVKNLQTVFFTNSGLFRAVDDVSFSVRRGETLAIVGESGCGKSVSALSIMRLVPDPPGRIVGGSVTLEGTDLLKLDDTAMRAIRGNRISMIFQEPMTSLNPVMRIGDQIIEAVRLHQKVSSKEAWKQAVDMLRLVRIPEPERRAQEYPHQLSGGMRQRAMIAMALACRPALLIADEPTTALDVTIQAQILALIVDLQQRLGTGLILITHDLGVVAQTAQRVIVMYAGKKVEEATVESLFETPLHPYTRGLMASIPAVPSPDAKADVRLVEIPGMVPSLTRLPPGCAFAPRCKLAIDRCRQEYPPLDEVKSNHWAACWRAGEIAEAS from the coding sequence ATGAGCGACGCCAAGACGGCAGTGACGGTTCTCGACGTGAAGAACCTGCAGACGGTGTTCTTCACCAACTCCGGCCTGTTCCGCGCGGTCGACGACGTCTCGTTCTCGGTCCGCCGCGGCGAGACACTGGCGATCGTCGGTGAATCCGGCTGCGGCAAGAGCGTCAGCGCGCTCTCGATCATGCGCCTGGTACCCGATCCGCCCGGCCGCATCGTCGGCGGCTCGGTGACGCTCGAAGGGACCGATCTGCTGAAGCTCGACGATACCGCGATGCGCGCCATCAGGGGCAACCGCATCTCGATGATCTTCCAGGAACCGATGACCTCGCTCAATCCGGTGATGCGGATTGGCGACCAGATCATCGAGGCGGTACGGCTGCATCAGAAGGTGAGCAGCAAGGAAGCCTGGAAACAGGCGGTCGACATGCTGCGGCTGGTGCGCATTCCGGAGCCGGAGCGTCGCGCCCAGGAATATCCACATCAGCTCTCCGGCGGCATGCGCCAGCGTGCCATGATCGCGATGGCGCTGGCGTGCCGGCCGGCGCTGTTGATCGCGGACGAGCCGACCACCGCGCTCGACGTCACCATCCAGGCGCAGATCCTGGCCCTGATCGTCGATCTGCAGCAGCGGCTCGGCACCGGCTTGATCCTGATCACCCATGACCTCGGCGTCGTTGCCCAAACCGCGCAGCGCGTGATCGTGATGTATGCCGGCAAGAAGGTCGAGGAGGCGACGGTTGAATCTCTGTTCGAGACGCCGTTGCATCCATACACCCGAGGGCTGATGGCCTCGATCCCGGCAGTGCCCTCACCTGACGCCAAAGCTGACGTGCGGCTGGTCGAAATCCCCGGCATGGTGCCGTCACTGACCAGGCTGCCGCCCGGCTGCGCCTTCGCGCCTCGCTGCAAGCTGGCGATCGACCGCTGCCGTCAGGAATATCCGCCGCTCGATGAGGTCAAGAGCAATCACTGGGCGGCGTGCTGGCGCGCCGGCGAGATAGCGGAGGCGTCATGA